The Diadema setosum chromosome 4, eeDiaSeto1, whole genome shotgun sequence genome window below encodes:
- the LOC140227584 gene encoding uncharacterized protein, with translation MKCRFCSSYYNTWEVYRQHLNNHHETTITGRCRICGREVENQRALDLHHGTHHPHRRLPTIQYGVASETYRKNWMKNRSQVELRGERITKKERRDKEEKKERRDKEEKKEERRDKEEKKERRDKEEKMEERRDKEEKKERRDKEEKKEERRDEEEKEELSKGNEEKVTTVEVEDEGEWEEIFSDGDSSDEGSSHDDSDSDSGSNCSDDDCSVKNDDDAGSNCSDDDGSAKNDDDAGGNSSDDDGNVENGDSTPAKPSTETSRKRTIDLRDDSDDELTILLKKPCVGIRVITRIEIRSKVYVTAHGQTRLLRETVDIVHPESDLCEVKEE, from the coding sequence ATGAAGTGCCGTTTCTGTTCATCATACTACAACACGTGGGAGGTGTATCGCCAACATCTAAACAATCATCATGAGACAACCATAACGGGGAGATGTAGGATCTGTGGGAGGGAGGTGGAGAATCAGCGAGCGCTCGATCTCCACCATGGAACACACCATCCCCATCGAAGGCTGCCCACCATCCAGTATGGTGTCGCTAGCGAGACGTATCGCAAAAACTGGATGAAGAATAGGTCCCAGGTCGAGTTGAGGGGGGAGCGGATAACAAAGAAGGAAAGGCGAgacaaggaagagaagaaggaaaggagagacaaggaagagaagaaggaggaaaggAGAgacaaggaagagaagaaggaaaggagagacaaagaagagaagatgGAGGAAAGGAGAgacaaggaagagaagaaggaaaggagagacaaagaagagaagaaggaggaaaggAGAGacgaggaagagaaggaggagctAAGCaagggaaatgaagaaaaagtaaCAACGGTTGAAGTGGAAGATGAAGGCGAGTGGGAGGAGATCTTCAGTGATGGTGACTCCAGTGATGAGGGCAGCAGCCACGACGACTCTGACAGCGACTCTGGCAGCAACTGTAGTGATGACGATTGCAGCGTTAAGAATGATGACGACGCTGGCAGCAACTGTAGTGATGACGATGGAAGTGCTAAGAATGATGACGACGCTGGCGGCAACTCTAGCGATGACGATGGCAACGTTGAGAATGGAGACAGCACCCCAGCAAAGCCCAGTACAGAGACATCGAGGAAGCGCACTATTGATCTGCGGGACGACAGCGATGATGAACTAACCATTCTTCTGAAAAAGCCGTGTGTGGGGATCCGCGTAATCACTCGCATCGAAATCAGGAGCAAGGTTTATGTGACAGCACATGGACAGACCCGGCTCCTGAGAGAGACAGTGGATATTGTTCACCCAGAATCAGACCTGTGTGAAGTGAAAGAAGAATAG